TCCGCCGCACGTTCCTTGATGTCGCGCAGGCCCAGCCCGCGGTCCACGGCCCAGGCCACCGCTGCCCTGAAAGGATCGCCGCCTGCACGTGCTCCGGCGGCCGGCGCGGAATGCATGGAGACGGGCCGGTCCTCCCGGGGCAGGTCACCCGGAGTGATGGCGCCCGGACCCACGTGGCGTGCGGCAATCCGGAAGGCCAGCTGGCGCAAGTCGCGGAGGTTGCCCGGGTAGGCCCTGCGCAGCAGCACGTCCTGGACCGAGGCGTCCACGTCCGGGTCCGCAGCTAAACCGCTGACCTCCCGGCAGAACCGGGCAAAGAGGGAGAGGATGTCTTCCACCCGTTCCCGCAGCGGCGGCATGGTGACCATCGAGGCGGCGATCCGGTGGTACAGGTCGGCGCGGAAGCTGCCGGCCGCCACTTCATCCTTGAGGTCCCGGTTGGTGGCACAGATGAGCCGGAACTTGCTGTTCAGCCACTTGTCGCCGCCGACGCGTTTATAGGTGCCCTCCTGGACCACGCGGAGCAGTGCGGGCTGCAGGTCAAGCGGCAGCTCCCCCACCTCGTCAAGGAAAAGGGACCCCTGGTCCGCTCCCGAGCACGCTCCGGTCCGGACACTCACGGCGCCTGTGAAGGCTCCGCGCTCGTGACCGAAAAGCTCGCTCCCCATCAGGGTTGGCACAATGGTGGTGCAGTCCACGGTCACCAGGTTGCCGCGCTGGTGGCTGACCGCGTGGGCCACCCGGGCCGCCAGCTCCTTGCCAGTCCCCGTTTCGCCCTGGATCAGGATGGGGCCCTGCCCGAACCGGGCCGCCACCACGAGGTCCCGGAGCGCGGACCGGAAGGCGGGGCTGTTGCCGGTCAGTTTTTCCCGGACCGCAACCGAATCGAGGACCGCTTCAACATCCTGGATCCGCTGCATCCACGCCGATACAGCTGGCACCTGCCCCTGCCACGCAATGCACTCCGCTGCGCCCGCATCCAGCACAGGCCAGGGCTTCAGCTTCCCGTTTGGAGGCCCGATGACCATCACCCGGCTCCGGCCATACTCGGCCGCCCCGAGGGCAGCCCTCAGGTCCTGGGAATCCGATACGGACAAGATGATGCCGGCCGTTGAGCCGCCGGACGGGGCATCGGATTCCGCCAGGGCCACCCCTCCTGCGCTGAGCGCGGCGATCGCCTCCCGGGCCCATAATTGCCGCCCTGTGAGATCGATCAGCCATGGCATAACACTGATCCCCTTCACATGAGGCACCCCAGGAACGAATGCAAAGACGCGAGACATATGATCATCCGTCGCGTTACGGGAGCGTTACAGTCCACGCTGCAGGCCGGGGAACGAGTCAGCTGACGGCGGTATCCATCCCGGGCATGGAAGCGCCCCGATGTTATTGGGGGATACATCGGGGCGCCTGCAAAACAGAATAGGTCCGGGTTTTATTCAAATCAAATGCCAAACCCGTACGGCAAGGCGAAGGATATGGCCCAACCCCCAATAGGATTCCTAGGCCATATCCCCGCCGGTCAATGGGTTCCCGCAGGGACGCGAAAACGCTGTTTTCTGCACAGTGGATCCCATAGCGCCGGCGTACCTGCGCACGGGGGCGAGGCGCCGACTGGCGACGGTCGGAGGGTGACTGGCCCCGGCCCTGCGGACGGCGGGCCTGGCGGCCACAGACAGGGACCTCCGGGAAACACTGAGAGGCCGCTGCATGACCTCTCAGAGAATACCAAGATCAGCACCCCGGCGTTAATGTCACCGCTCCGTCCCAGGCGGATGCCGCGGAACTAGGTGCCGGCGTGGGCGAGGATTTCCGCGGCAGTTGCACCGGGCGCCCCGTGCTGGACGATATGTGGCTTGCCCGGTATTTCCACGAACCGGCCGTCCGGCGCGGTGGCGGCCAATTTTTCGCACCAGGGCCCCGGTGCCACCGGATCGCGCGAGCCGCGGAGGACCAGGACCGGCTGGGACGCGACCGCCACGTTGGCCTCCAGCGCGTAGGACATCATGACCGGAAGTTCGGTGAGGTACCAGCGCAGGCCGGAGCGGACGTAATCCCCGAGGACGATCGCATTTCCCGCCGGGCTTTCCCTCAGCGCGTCCAGGCCCAGGGCCAGGGATTGCTGGCGGACGGTCCGGCGTGCCGGGTCCACCACTGGCCCCAGGAGCACAAGGTGGGAGACGCTGGCGGGGTGCCGGACTGCGAGCTCGGCGGCGAACTGGGCACCCATGGAGTGTCCCACCACCACGGCCGGACCGGCGCCCATCTTTTCCAGCGTTGCGGCGGTGTGATCAGCGTAGTCGGGGATGCTGAGCTGCCGGTCCGGCGTGGGCGTTGACCCGAAACCGGGCAGGTCGATGGCGTGCGTGTCCCCGTGCCGGGCAAGGATGGCCTGGAGCCTGCGGAAGTACCGGTGCGACATCCCGATGCCGTGCAGCAGGACGAAGACCGGTCCGGATGAGCCCGGAGGACCTGCCAGGGTGTGGACGTGTGAGGTCAGGGATCGGGTGGTGACGATCCTCGGAACCAGCGGCCGGCGCATCCAGGGCAGGGACCCGCGGAATGACGGTGGTTCGACGCCGGGCGGCTGGCTGGGTTGGGTGTGCACGGGTTTCCTTTCAACGCGCTCGTTCTGCTGGTTCATTACCCTAAAGTGGCCAGGGCAGCCGGGACGCTTTCAATGGTGATCCGCGTGTTGGCATCAACGGATTTCACTTCTCCGTCCACCTGGTACGGAATGGGTTTGAGCGTGGTGAACCAGTAACTGCTGGCGCTGGGCTGGTGGCCGAGGCCTTTGGTGGCTGCCCGGAGCGCTGTCAGGAGCACCTGCAGTTTGGAGCGGTGGGGGAACATGACTACTTCGAATTTGCCGTCCGAGGGCAGGTTGTCGGCTTCGCTGAGGGTGGCGTATTTGGCCATCCGCGGGATGTTGGCGAACACAAGGCTGTCGAACTTGCGGCGCCCTCCTCCGCTTTGGCGGATTTCGAACGGCTTGAACTTCGAAAAAGTCCTCATCACGGAAAACAGTTCCTTCAAGGCGCCCTTGCTGCCCTTTTCCAGGTCGATCGCCATGACCGGCGTCAGGCCGAAGCCGATGTAGGAATGTGCATACTCGGCAGCAGCGTCCGGCCCGTCGCCCTTCCTGATGCGCAGGAGGTCGATATGGCGGACGGCACCGCCGGTGATGGCAGCCCCCAGGGGCCCGGTGCCGGTGGTGCGGCGGTGATCGTTGGCGTTCCCCGCCGCCATGACCGCGCATACCGCGCGGGGGTTGCCGGCCTGCATCACACCGTTGACAACTTCGTTGTAGCCGCCGTCTCCGCTGACGGAGACGATCAGCACGTCCCGGCCGCCCGAAGCAGCATCGCGGGCCAGCTCAACGGCATGCCCGGCGTGGTCCGTGGGTTGCAGGGTGACATCCGAGGCATAGGGAAGAAGCTCTCCGAGCTCCTCCCGCAGTTGCTCGGCAAGCCGTGGGGCGTCGCCGCTGCTGTTGGGATTAAAGATGATGACGATTGACTCAAAGGCCTGTTCAGTTTTCATAATGGCTTTCGTGGTGTTTACGCATCCTCAGGCCGGCGGTCCCTGCGCTCTAGCGGCCGCATTCTTGGCTCGGGCTCAGGCGTGGGGGCAGCGGCCTCAAACTCAATGCCTTGCGCGGGACATCGGGGGGATCTGAGGGATTTCCAGGCGTCCGCGGCTGGAATCCCGCAGGCTGGACAAATCGTACGTGGACTGATGCAGGGCGCGGCACCGTTGTGGTGCCGCGCCCTGCATCAGGTCAGCTCCCGGCCTTGCGGGCCGGATAAGCGGTGTTAGGAGTGCGTGCCGTGGGCACGGTTACCGGCCTTCGCCAAGCCGCGGGCGATCATCAGGCCAACTGTGAGGAAGGTGATGTACTGCATGGCCTGGCTGGCGTTGAAGACGTCGACGCCGTTCTCGCTGGCATCATCCCCGACAACCGCGGCCGTGATGATGGTGGCCAGGACCGCTGCAACGTAGACGGCGAACTCGAGGGTGCGCGTCGAGATCTTGATGTCATTGGCGTTGCGGACAGCGCTGGAATGGTCATTGTGGGTGTTTACAGACATGTAATGCTCCTGAGGGTTTGGTGAGCGGCCCAGATTGGCCGTGCAAACTCTGATCCCTCTACTCGAAACCATGTCAACAACTTCTCTACACCGTAGACTTTACTTGTAGACCGCTTAATAAGCAAACTTACGTTCATGCCCGCGTTGCCGTTATCCGGGGCTGCAGCCGCTTCGAACGGGCGCTGGTACGTGTTAGGTAGAACTGCCGCGAGATTGGGTAGGCGCCGGTGAAGATTGGGTAGATTCAGCCCCGCGATCCAGCGCGGACTGCGGCGTTACGGTTGACGCAAATTCCTAAGTTCCGCAGCTGTATCCGGGTTCCTGTTCACGACTCTCGTCGTCGTGGCATCGGCGGCTTCGGCCGCTCCCATCGCCTGTCCAGGCGGGCAGACCGTCACCAAGGTCGATGGGGGCTGGCAGTGCATCAATAACGGCAGGAACGGCAGCAATAAGGAGAACCCGAAGAACCCCAACGCGGGTAAGGACAAGTTCTAGGGTTGCGCTCAATCGGGCCGCCTCCAGCGTGGAGGCGGCCCCCTTCATGCACCCGGTCTGCCGGTCATGCCCGGTTCGCAGGTGCGGTTGCCCGAGGCATGGGATGTTCGGTGGCGAAAGCGCCAGCGGGAACGAGTAACGACCTACTTGAGGGTGAGGACGAGTTTGGGTGCGGCCGTGCTGCCGGCCTCCCTGGAGTTCAGGTCCAGGCCGTCGCTGCTGCTGGTGTCCATACCCAGGGAAAGCAGCTGGCCGAGCTCACCGTTCACTGCGGCGGCGTTCAGCGAAACGCTGTAGTTGGTGTTGGTCGTTGTCGGCCCGACGAGCGTGCCGATGGTGGTGCCGAGCGGCGGTTTGTTGCTGTATGTGATCCCGGTCTCACTCCAGTCGTCATTGCCGACCAGCTTGACGTTCTGCGTACCTTTTGACCCGCTCCGGGCACTGCGCAGTTGCAGTGTCGCACTCTCCAGCGTCCTGCCCGCATACGCCGACAGGTCAAACTTCAGGTACGTGACCTCCACCGGGCTGCTGTCCACACCCAACGTGGTACTTGTGCCAAAGTTCGTCGTCGCTGTTCGGCTGGACACGTAGCTGTCAGCGATGGCCGTCAGCGTGACCGTCTCCGACGCGCCCCCGCCGGAGACGACGCTCCAGGAATGCGTCGCTGCTGTCCCGTCGGTGTTGCCGGCTGCATCGGTGGCCCAGACATCGAAAGTATGGGATCCGATCGACAACCCGGCATAGGTCTGCGGCGAGGTGCACGCCACGCGCGGTCCACCATCCAGGCTGCACTGGAACGTCGAATTCGCCTCACTCGAAGTAAAGGCAAAGGAGGCACTGGTCGACGTCGAAGACGCAGGCGGCCCCGACGTAATCGTCGTCTCCGGAGCCGTCGTATCACCACCACCCCCACCGCCGCCGCCGAGGGTGAGGACGAGTTTGGGTGCGGCCGTGCTGCCGGCGTCCCTGGAGTTCAGGTCCAGGCCGTCATTGCTGCTGGTGTCCATACCCAGGGAAAGCAGCTGGCCCAGCTCACCGTTCACTGCGGCGGCGTTCAGCGAAACGCTGTAGTTGGTGTTGGTCGTTGTCGGCCCGACGAGCGTGCCGACGCTGGCCCCGAGCGGCGGTTTGTTGCTGTACGTGATCCCGGTCTCACTCCAGTCGTCATTGCCGACCAGCTTGACGTTCTGCGAACCCGTTGACCCGTTCCCGGCACTGCGCAGCTGCAGCGTCGCACTCTCCAGCGTCCTGCCCGCATACGCCGACAGGTCAAACTTCAGGTACGTGACCTCCGCCGGGCTGTTGTCCACACCCAATATCGTGCTCGTGCCAAAGTTCGTATCCAGCAACCCCGTCCCGTTGGTGACGTAACTGTCAGCGGCCGCCGTCAGCGTGACCGTCTCCGACGCGCCCCCGCCGGAGACGACGCTCCAGGAATGCGTCGCTGCTGTCCCGTCGGTGTTGCCGGCTGCATCGGTGGCCCAGACATCGAAAGTATGGGATCCGATCGACAACCCGGCATAGGTCTGCGGCGAGGTGCACGCCACGCGCGGTCCACCATCCAGGCTGCACTGGAACGTCGAATTCGCCTCACTCGAAGTAAAGGCAAAGGAGGCACTGGTCGACGTCGAAGACGCAGGCGGCCCCGACGTAATCGTCGTCTCCGGAGCCGTCGTATCACCACCACCCCCACCGCCGCCGCCGAGGGTGAGGACGAGTTTGGGTG
The Arthrobacter sp. PGP41 genome window above contains:
- a CDS encoding sigma-54-dependent transcriptional regulator, with amino-acid sequence MPWLIDLTGRQLWAREAIAALSAGGVALAESDAPSGGSTAGIILSVSDSQDLRAALGAAEYGRSRVMVIGPPNGKLKPWPVLDAGAAECIAWQGQVPAVSAWMQRIQDVEAVLDSVAVREKLTGNSPAFRSALRDLVVAARFGQGPILIQGETGTGKELAARVAHAVSHQRGNLVTVDCTTIVPTLMGSELFGHERGAFTGAVSVRTGACSGADQGSLFLDEVGELPLDLQPALLRVVQEGTYKRVGGDKWLNSKFRLICATNRDLKDEVAAGSFRADLYHRIAASMVTMPPLRERVEDILSLFARFCREVSGLAADPDVDASVQDVLLRRAYPGNLRDLRQLAFRIAARHVGPGAITPGDLPREDRPVSMHSAPAAGARAGGDPFRAAVAWAVDRGLGLRDIKERAAEAAVDVAVERSGGNVHSAAAMLGLTDRAIQQRQARKTGPDGACQTPADSSSATSRQ
- a CDS encoding alpha/beta fold hydrolase; translation: MNQQNERVERKPVHTQPSQPPGVEPPSFRGSLPWMRRPLVPRIVTTRSLTSHVHTLAGPPGSSGPVFVLLHGIGMSHRYFRRLQAILARHGDTHAIDLPGFGSTPTPDRQLSIPDYADHTAATLEKMGAGPAVVVGHSMGAQFAAELAVRHPASVSHLVLLGPVVDPARRTVRQQSLALGLDALRESPAGNAIVLGDYVRSGLRWYLTELPVMMSYALEANVAVASQPVLVLRGSRDPVAPGPWCEKLAATAPDGRFVEIPGKPHIVQHGAPGATAAEILAHAGT
- a CDS encoding diacylglycerol/lipid kinase family protein, coding for MKTEQAFESIVIIFNPNSSGDAPRLAEQLREELGELLPYASDVTLQPTDHAGHAVELARDAASGGRDVLIVSVSGDGGYNEVVNGVMQAGNPRAVCAVMAAGNANDHRRTTGTGPLGAAITGGAVRHIDLLRIRKGDGPDAAAEYAHSYIGFGLTPVMAIDLEKGSKGALKELFSVMRTFSKFKPFEIRQSGGGRRKFDSLVFANIPRMAKYATLSEADNLPSDGKFEVVMFPHRSKLQVLLTALRAATKGLGHQPSASSYWFTTLKPIPYQVDGEVKSVDANTRITIESVPAALATLG